tttcttccatgtttggttcaaagtattcctcaaagtgttcctcctcttcttcagcaccaactacatgtttttctcttgcctccctccttagtctaaggaaggttctctcaggttcagaatcaaaggaagttgaagccccgcttcttctccctgtcatacaaccaacaagtacaagcaaagagaataggtgcagaaagtatatctgtaagagttactgttagtgtgagtgatgcaatatatcaaacagttagtgggttagtgaaatgaatggtaaataacaaagaaaaagttgggggaagggaagaaattaactaaaacagaaagtaaatgactcaaatagaaaattaaatcaaacaaaaataaaatgctcaatctagttatcctccaatttaatcattgttgatgcacaatcaatccccggcaatggcgccataaacttgatgcacggaaaacttgtctcgcaacaaatttccttcggcaagtgtaccgaatttgtcgtcaagtaaaaactcacaatagagtgaggtcgaatcccacaaggattgattgatcaagcaacattaattagaggaatgttctagttgagcgaatccaggatttgagtttagaattacagaaaataaaatggtgggaaggtaaatgacagaaaaagtaaatgctagaattaaagaactgaaagtaaatgactgaagtaaattgcagaattgtaaatggaaatgggggaattgctcataaaagtaagtaacagaaaataaagagaatgggtaagatcagaaatgggaagttcattgggcttaggagatgttgtattctccgaatcaatttcattttcatctcttcctcaatcaatgcactcattgatctccttggcaatcttaagtgattgaattataatttcttataattcaatctctcaaatcttgatcaatagccaattccttggtcaatttctcatgagaagatgaagtatggtcactgattataccacatccatttcccaaatcaagtgttgagaggattatagtcacatatccatccaaacccaatttggtccaacatgagaaagcatttctagcttgatctcttcattcctctttcaaggttcagaagagatccaagtatgaatagcttcttttccaagataactacccaattggatgaagatcgaaagctttcaagtaaaatcaagagaaaagatagaagaagaataatgaaaactagtattgatccatcaaattacaacagagatccctaacccaatgaaaggggtttagttgttcatagctctggaaaatgaaaacaaagatggagaatacatgatgaaaaactagaagtgcagagaaagtaaatacatagagtaattctatgcccagaggctccctatattttccaactcctaaattaattcaaagctactcctatatatactactcttctactcttctagttggttcttcaagtcttgggtctgggcctttggatcttgagtttgaagcagttatcttcttcattgggcttggctttacttacagagagaaagtgtgaagtgggcagagacttttgctcaggacgttagtggtgttaacgttcagtgaaaatatgggttcgagaacgttagtgacattcaactttttcactaacgttccttacccaagtaagagccacgttaacctcaacgttagtggcacaaacgttgccactaacgttgcctctttgtccttcgcccacgttattgggactcaacttttccaataacgttgagaagcctcctccttccctacgttagagtccacgttaacttagttaacatggctcttttaacgtaggcttgccaaccttcgagaacgttagtgacacttaacattgtcactaacgttccaatgtgccccttagctctcacgttagagtccaggTTAACTAGGTTagcgtggcttctaacgtggcctatgctagccatctccaacgttagtgacaaagttgagtgtcactaacgttggttcaacgttcccttatccacgttagcttccacgttaactaagttaacgtaggagttaacgtggctcatggtggcatgtgtgggctccttccaacattagtgacaatgttgggtgtcactaacattggcgtcacctcccttcctcacgttagcttccacgttaactaggttaacgtgggagttaacatggcctagtgtgacttggccaacgttagtgataatgttgaatgacactaacgttggcttcccccctttcttcttaacgttagaggccacgttaactaagttaacgtggtgactaatgtggccacttatgagcttggtccaatgttagtgataatgttaagtgtcactaatgttggctccatttcctttcttccacgttagagttcacgttaacttagttaacgtgactctgaACGTGGGCAATGatagcttcgagagcgttattggcaatcacttttctcattaactttgcaagttactcccattccacgttagtgttaacgttattgtaactaacgtagccactaatatggttcttctttgcttcctttgtcctgaaatcaagcaataaagtgcatcaaagttctagtccaagtcatgggaaatgcaacatctaatttgtccttaaattcatgcaaaatcctcatgaaatcatgtaaagtgcacaatgtatgcttgaatcaagatgtaagtgaatatctacccaaactagcttatttcctaaggaaatgcatgaaactatcctaaaaacagtaaagaaaaggtcagtgaaactggccaaaatgccctggcatcacaacctTTCCCCTTCTAATGTTCCATTCCCTCTTCGCCTCCCTCCGAGCCTAGAACCACTATTACCTTCCCCTTCCAGAACCGCCACCCACCATCCGGCGCCTAACCACCGCCGTCGACCACCCTATCACCCTCTTCCTTCCTCTTTTCTTTTGTCTCCCCTTTCTTACCTTCTTTCCCCCTTTCTCACCGTTTCATCTCCCTGCCCCTGATCCTCCGCCCTCTTAGCACCGCCGTGAGCTAAGCCACCGCCACCACAGGGTAGCACTGCATTCCAATcgtttcccttttctcttatatTTCCGTTTCTGCCCCTCTCACTCCAGGTTCCCTGTCTTCCCCTGTTTACTACTTATTGttctgttttaattttcttttagttagttttacaTGCTATTAGTTATTGATTAGGTTAGATAGAATTGTATGaggttaggtagctaggttgtggttagaggattctaggcctgataagtacTCCGTTCTTGTTATCCGAAATAACTGAGTAAACTTGCTTTGCTGTATGGTGATGGTGTGATGTTTTGTGCATATCTTGTCACTGTTGTGTTGATTTTTGGTTCATATGAATTGCTTGTTTGCTGCCTTGCTGAGTTTCTCTATGTAATTTTGCTTGATGGCCTAACCATATGAGTGGTTAATTGTTCTACATGCTTGATTTACTCTGAACTCATATGACACTGTTGTTGCTACTGTTTGTTATCTGGGAACACCCGATTTACTGCTggaatgctgccaaaattttcgaaaactttcctATTATTAACTGTAGCTTAGGAACTGAACTTGGCATTCTTTGAATTAAGACTCATTTGACTCATACCAAGTTCATTTCTTAAGCTGATTTGTCTCAGCATTCCCGTATTGTATCTTGGTTCCCTTTTTATGTGCATTGACGAAATCAAAGGGACTAATTGCTCGAATTTTGAGGCAATTAGGACCTTGATTACCCAAATCATGTTGAACCTCTTGAATGTTTTAAATTATGTGAGTTAGGTCCATTCTTTACCCTTCATGGTCATTTTCACTAATACTCTTCTCTTTGACCATTGAAGCGCTTTCTAAACTTTCAAGCGGCCTAATCTCGTTCTTTTTGAATGATGTTCTGCTGAGTTGTAACTATTGGTGCATTTCCACTCATGTAACCATTTTCCATTGTTTAATTCAACTTCTAATTTGGCAACACCAATTGTTATAAACCTAGTGACCATGACATTGATGATGACTTGGTTTCCTATTGTATGCTTTTATGCAATtctatatttcatcatcaatgacttgcatcACACTCatgaatgtgagtatgcttgttCTTTATATACTTTTTGAGCTTTTTGTAGTTAAGTCCCGTATTTGTCATGCCACTGATTTCTAACCTAGTTTTCTAACTTTCAACTTTGTTGACTCTCTAATTcttgtttttagtttttacatTAACTCTTCTATATTCTTCGAGGCATGATGATTATTGTGCGGCTTAACAAACAAGTATTTTACTGCTATTGCATGGAATTCTTGGTTTGTATCCTATTTGGTGTTGAGCTCTattttcttgcattccaagagttttcttctttttgactcacttcatgaatatgtcaATCCTCTTGTTATCTGTTCTCTGTATGTGCTTAATTCCTTGCTTTATATTCCTCTACTTGGCTTAATTTTTTATATCCTGTGATTTCTATTTTCTTCCAAGATGTCTGATAGAGGAAAAGCAAAGGTTACCTCTAGAAAATGGAAGAAATCTCAATCTTCCACTGCTTCTCTATTCTCTGATTATGCCAAAAACCCTCTTTCAGAGCAGGAGAAAGCAAACCAGCTACTACCTTCTATTGACATAGATAGGTTCCCTAATCTGTACTGTGAGCTCCGCCTCCCGACCATTCGGCAGAGGAACCTCAACATAGAGAAGAAACTGGCCATTCCTTCCGATCTGAGGCAATCTATTGAGACACGTATTGAGGGGATGGGCCTAGCTTTTGTTGATAGGGAGCTAACTCGGGTGAACACGTCATGCATTCAGGAGTTTTACTGTAATTTATTCAGACCAACCCTGGGATCAGTTTACCTGAGAGGAGGATAGATTCTGATTACAGAAGCTGACATTGAGGATGCACTCCGCTATCACCCCAAAGTTCGTGAGAAAGATGCATTTCAGCTGGCTGAGGTGGAGATGCACTGTATGACATATGACTATGATGCACTGAGGAGTATAGTTGCTACCCCGGACGCCCCTTGGGAGATGGATGTTGACCAGActaagcccaaggggatgctattTGTCCACTTGACGAGGGAGGCTAGGACAAGGCAGCAAATTCTGACTCATTATGTCATGCCTACCACGCACTTTACTGAGATCCCGGTGGACATGCTCGTCCTGATTGGCTGTATTATGGAGGGAAAAGAGCTATACTTTTCCCGACTGATCAGGAGATTTATGTGGCGAGCACATGTCCGAGGCACACTCCAATTCCTGACTTTGGTCACTAAGATGGCTCAGCGAGCCGGTGTCCCATGGAGAGCGGATGATTAGTCACCACCCCCAGTCCATGGAAAGGAGAGCTTTATTCCGTGGGGGACATGGGTGCATGAGAAACCTCCAGCCCGACATCAATTCAGAGCTAGAGCCTCAGCAGCAGCGACACTTGGCCCTTCATCTTCTTCAGCTGCAGCAGGACCATCTACAGCACCAGCAGCACCTATTGTACtagcaccaccaccagcaccccagCCGACATACATACTGGTACAGCGTCTTTTCCGATTCATGGAACGCAGCGAGCGTTGCATCATGCGCCGCCTTGATCGTGTGGATCAGATACTAGTAGCACTGGGCGCCGAGATGTCCCCTGATTCCGACCCTTCTTCCGTAGAGGAGGAGGAGCATGAGGAGGAGTAGGCTCAGCAACCAGAGGCACCTACTCAGACCCAGGCTACCCCAGAGGCACAGCAGGCCTCCGTGGAGCCACAGCCTCAGCCCCAGCCAGATGCGACTGTTGACCCTCACCCCGAGTccgagcagtagcatcgaggacgatgcttcattctaTGTGTAGGGAGGTCACCGTCATCACCGTTGGTGGAGTTGCTATTTTGGGTTACATTTTGGACATTTATCTCTTGTTTTTTTGTTACTTATAGTATTTTCCACTTTATCTTTATTGCACTTtttgggattattgtatatattagtaccttggatacttttattttagtttgttgcaTTTTGCACCTTGGTTAGTATACATTTCATATTTTTAGTTGGATTTGCATTTGTAGttgatagtatatatatatatgtagttattttagtttagtggttgtgatttgaaaattttggattaTTGGAGCTTGGTTTACCCTTGTCACATAagaaatttggtttgattgaacAAAGGGGATAAACtaaggatttttttttattttctcaatcacaacattgcatttaggatacatataataagcttagtcaaacaaTGAAATTTTCCgaagaatttatctatagggcaccaccccaattgattgaaaatttttgtggaacttgcttgaagtatataTTTTGTGAATCATGTTTTtgggctaagaacacaagcttgtgagatttgagcctaatagtgtggttacatcttataaccacttattttccttcttatgtgaaattgttctctttctatgattgtgatctttgatttgtttaattctagatgtccattattccttgtatacatgctcttatatgattgaggccattgtttcataaAGCTCACatatccaaatagcctaccttttatcttccattgttaaccaactttgagctTATGCtcaacccaattgttctttattttagcacattacaagcctaaagtgaaaaataataaatgtctcttatttggatctttgattagcttaggctagtgagagtgtttattattcaagtttagggagatttgggaacattggttgggataaaagggtgttttatatttctatatttgggaattgggtgcatactcatgtattaatcaaatgttagaccttatgcattgatattcttgtatatagcttgaaagaaagaaaaaaaatgagaaaaacaaaagaaaaaatagctatggaaaaaaaaagagaaaataaagaaaaaaatagaaaaagaaagaaaagaaagaaaaacaataaaaaggggacaaaataccccaaagtaaatttcaataaaaatcaatgcataggtgtggtgaaatgaaaagaaaatgcatgagtatgtgaaaagtgaagaatgggtagttaggttagctttgaattgtataggttgttacataggctaggtgggaaagtttaggttaatgaaagattcaaattttagtccacttgaccatatatgaccctaccttgaccctagctccattacaacctttgagaaagtcctcatgatatttgtatgcatgcattgaatgattgttgattgttagatgaagaacaaatcttggaaagcatgattaggggagaattgagtgaatcaacccccaaacacttgagtgactagagcggatacacatctggtgagggttcgattgctcaattacatgtatttACCACTATCAtcccttttcttgcaagtttgtaaatcttttgatagttcaatgCAATTGTGGGTTGAGTTTAATcactattgctttagcccttgtgcttgcatatgttttcttggaagttgatttgttttgaccaagtaattgcatgcatatagataggttgcatatagtttagaTGCATTGgataaatgtcataccccttgtttccttcttggtttagcatgaggataggctattgtttaagtgtggcgaggttgataaaccccgtttttagggtttatcttgtgttgaatttagattattttatcaacctttctacacatttattcaatggaatagcatgattttgtgattcttccttaatttgtgcttaagtgtgaaaacatgcttttaggcccttaatttgctgattttaattcacctttgatttcactagatgccttgatttgtttgttaagtgaattcaggttgaaaaggcaaggaatggatcaaaggattgaagaggaaagcatgcaaagtggagaacacatggaaaaccAAAGATTTGGGATGCACTCATCCACGCACACATGCAACAGACGGGCACGCGTGGATCGTAAAACTCCAGGATGCAcatgcgtacatgacgcgtacgcgtcgatgctcacaCGTGACTTCTTTAGTGAAATCGTGCTTGACGAACTCAGAAGTGCTCCTAGCCCAGTTTTGCGCTGAATTTTGGCGGGAAAAGgctaaaaggaccaaggattgaaggggagagGCATCAAttcattcatccatacactttagtttagttttagttaagttttctagagagagaaactctctcttctctctagaattaggattagggttagattagaatttcttagatctaggcttTAATTCTTGCTTTTATCTACTCTtacctttcaatttcttgttgctacatcttgttcttctattcttttattgTAATTTCCTCTATTTTGTATACTTTGTTGTTGACACATTCTTGttccttttactttcttttaatgcaatttgaggtaattcatgttaattgtgctttctttgattgttgttgttaattctttgcaattagtagttgttagatttcattcttgttgtcaatttactatgctttccttttatgccttccaagtatttgacaaaatacttggaaggctgttagagtagaattttttGTGCTtagcttgggatggtaacttaggaattcttgagttactaatgtccgagtgattgatgattgatacccattgactctagctctcattaattcaattagtgaatagctaggacttaaggacatggattgatatagctcatttgacttttctctacttgttagaggatgatttaatgggattgatccttgcaattatcatattgtggttagtgataaggatagagatccttgaccaccaaaccttgccaagacctttttatcatttgaactcctttgcaatttaattttcttacCTCTCACCCAAAATCCCAAAATATACAACtcgtaaccaataacaagaacactaccctgcaattcctttgagagacgacccgaggtttaaatacttcggttattagttttattaggggtttgtacttgtgacaaacaaatttttgtatgaaaggattattgttggtttagaaactatacttacgacgagatttcatttgtgaaattctataccatcaattttTCCATTCATCAGAAGTCTACAAATATCTTTCTTTGACAAGCATTGGGTACACCGAACACAAATGCGAGCATGAACACAACTTTTTTACCCTGTTAAAAATAATCTATCTGCAATGAGTTTCTAATGTATACAAAACTTGAATTATAAAACTCAACTAGTAAATTCGATTTGGAGGACATAGGAGTGAACAAGTTCAAGCATTTCTAAAAATTCATTTAGAAAGCTTACCGAAATcactgcttcttcttctccttccgcAAGAGAAAAACACCAGTCTCCTCGTACGCATATTCAGGATATAGGTGGTCACGAGGGGCCTTCTTGATATCGAAAACCTCATCGCACATCTCCCAGAACTTCTTGTGCAACTCGGAGACCTCCCCTAGTACCCGAGAAACACGACGCCGTCTTCGTACACCAGGGCTTCCATGGCAGAAATCAAGTGCTATACTCCTCATGTAAACCACGTTTGTCGCCAAAACCACGTCAAACGGCGGATTAAATACCTGGATCTAATCAAAGGATCAGTACAACACAGAGTGCTTCAGATTCTTGCATAGCACGGGCTTGTTCACCTTCAGATTGTGCTTTAGCGCCAGCATCACGGTGAGAGAAGCGGCGGTGAGAGGAGGGTGAGTCAGCAGCCACGCGACTCCACAGTGACACAGCGGCGCACTGTGGAGTAGAGAACAAGGCTCCACTCTCATTTCACGGGTTCTCCACTATATATTTTGGGTAATTTGAAGTTTTGAActaattttgggtgaaattgggTTAGGGTTAGCGGTGGAACTTCATTGAATCGACACTATCCAAATTGATTTTGTGTCACATTGAAGAGATCGGATGCCAATCACAATTATCTTGAGAAATTGCAGCAGATAGAAAAACCGCAAGCAATTTGTTACCGCTATCCTCCGTGTTTCCTGTAGTGTAAATAAatgtataaatatatacatagattttaaattttatataattagtataaaatatataatatatatcataaataaatataCAATTTAGTAACCCCACTACCCCAGTAAACGAATTG
The DNA window shown above is from Arachis ipaensis cultivar K30076 chromosome B08, Araip1.1, whole genome shotgun sequence and carries:
- the LOC107611020 gene encoding uncharacterized protein LOC107611020; protein product: MRVEPCSLLHSAPLCHCGVAWLLTHPPLTAASLTVMLALKHNLKIQVFNPPFDVVLATNVVYMRSIALDFCHGSPGVRRRRRVSRVLGEVSELHKKFWEMCDEVFDIKKAPRDHLYPEYAYEETGVFLLRKEKKKQ